Proteins encoded within one genomic window of Geotalea daltonii FRC-32:
- a CDS encoding AAA family ATPase — protein sequence MQILSIHLKNIKSHRDSEIHFSPGINVLSGPNGIGKSTIFEAIGYAMFGVDARDFVSNVDRFLTIGAKRGEIAVVFTADDGETYRVSRTVGTPANWRLAKETGGGFEIEDHANIEETEARIKELLGLAAGRSLAEQFKLVIGPFQNEFLGPFVLKQQSKRKEAFDEILGIDSWRKTFDGTKELGTIIKAKIGTLEAEIAGKEERVAVLPERQKELAGLNEEQASKIAELESTTAALALVNGHLQKMEEQKNGLEALRSELAQVLQSITSGNEHITNQKALVEQAISAARAAEEARPGKERFETAEKQLAELREREKAKLALEKEIAELGNRQASALQAADHEEKEAVAQEKALKEGIAVLDKQEEVLKQASSALLEKEKMQQEAIDRQREVEAGFRELSLHQVPSISPYLKVTLEKLNEIDNLVHQKNALLLAEKDWKEKAATLDHLRKEREAAQAEKAKLEGTRVGIIEGEQKLAEGLCPFFQEQCGNLGGKASLEVFGTKKRQLDALIEGHARTIATMDKKIAEAEAAGKEMEKFRLLRNEIANLEKERLERDKERIEHVKLLDVTSVIATFEHWMDSHGVEQCRKEGERLIAAEFTGPPNEQLAALKHWEQGCHDLVEMVGLILGKMQTALDEPMTAIKAEKARMDAASEEMERRRLEFSETEKRITGRRQAAATHRETATAADKEKQGQLAAFAQYAHVEASITENENVKKLTQPDHERFLQAEPLALDLPKRQETLAKYVKRLEDLEKDKTAKQAKLGELEGAYSAEAHAETMKNKEALQTGEAALRESLNNLSQNLKRITAEIAELERIQGEIKSKQSEVQALKKKEELVKFLRNKVFKNVSAQLSERFREEISLRADSIYRTIAEADEELYWGDNYQIVLRDMSDGAIRERSDDQLSGGQVMSAVVALRLALLQTIGARVAFFDEPTSNLDASRRSNLAQAFRAIDHGKEEVTEHWYDQLFLISHDVSFTEITDQVIDLSEDKGN from the coding sequence ATGCAAATACTTTCCATTCATCTGAAAAACATAAAATCCCACCGCGACAGCGAGATACACTTCTCACCGGGAATCAACGTCCTTTCCGGCCCTAACGGCATCGGCAAGAGCACCATCTTCGAAGCGATCGGCTATGCCATGTTCGGTGTTGATGCTCGCGACTTCGTTTCCAATGTTGACCGTTTCCTTACCATTGGCGCCAAACGGGGAGAAATAGCGGTCGTCTTCACCGCCGATGATGGCGAGACTTACCGGGTCAGCCGCACAGTGGGTACCCCTGCCAACTGGAGGCTTGCCAAGGAAACCGGTGGTGGCTTTGAAATCGAGGACCACGCAAATATCGAGGAGACTGAGGCACGGATCAAGGAACTGCTGGGACTTGCTGCCGGCCGGTCGCTGGCGGAGCAGTTCAAGCTGGTGATCGGGCCGTTTCAGAATGAGTTTCTCGGGCCGTTTGTCCTGAAGCAGCAAAGCAAGCGGAAGGAGGCATTCGACGAGATCCTGGGGATCGATTCCTGGCGGAAGACCTTCGATGGGACCAAGGAACTCGGCACCATCATCAAGGCAAAGATCGGCACCTTGGAGGCTGAGATTGCCGGCAAAGAAGAACGTGTTGCCGTGTTACCTGAGCGGCAGAAGGAGCTTGCCGGCCTGAATGAGGAGCAGGCCAGTAAAATCGCTGAATTGGAGAGTACAACTGCGGCTCTGGCCTTGGTCAATGGGCATCTGCAGAAAATGGAAGAGCAGAAAAACGGCCTTGAGGCACTACGGAGCGAATTGGCTCAGGTGCTACAAAGTATTACTTCCGGCAATGAGCATATAACCAACCAGAAGGCTCTGGTGGAACAGGCAATTAGCGCGGCAAGGGCAGCGGAGGAGGCCAGGCCCGGAAAAGAGCGCTTCGAGACGGCTGAGAAGCAGCTTGCTGAGCTGCGAGAGCGGGAGAAGGCGAAACTGGCGCTTGAGAAGGAAATAGCCGAGCTGGGAAACAGGCAGGCATCGGCGCTCCAGGCGGCCGATCATGAGGAGAAGGAAGCCGTTGCCCAGGAAAAAGCCCTGAAAGAGGGGATAGCGGTTCTTGATAAGCAGGAAGAAGTGCTCAAACAGGCATCTTCTGCATTGCTGGAAAAGGAGAAGATGCAGCAAGAGGCCATTGATCGTCAGCGGGAAGTCGAGGCCGGTTTTCGTGAACTTTCCCTTCATCAGGTTCCAAGCATCTCACCTTACCTCAAAGTTACCCTAGAGAAACTGAATGAGATCGACAACCTGGTCCATCAGAAAAATGCACTTCTCCTCGCTGAGAAAGACTGGAAGGAGAAGGCAGCGACCCTGGATCACTTGCGCAAAGAGCGGGAGGCGGCGCAGGCTGAGAAGGCGAAGTTGGAAGGCACCAGAGTCGGTATTATCGAAGGGGAGCAAAAGCTGGCAGAGGGCTTGTGCCCTTTCTTTCAGGAGCAGTGCGGCAACCTTGGGGGGAAGGCTTCTCTTGAGGTCTTCGGCACCAAGAAGCGGCAACTTGATGCGCTGATTGAAGGACATGCCCGGACAATTGCCACAATGGACAAGAAAATAGCGGAGGCAGAGGCCGCCGGTAAGGAGATGGAAAAGTTTCGCCTGCTGCGGAACGAGATCGCGAACCTTGAAAAGGAGCGGCTCGAACGTGATAAGGAGCGAATTGAGCATGTAAAGCTGCTGGATGTTACATCAGTGATCGCGACCTTTGAACACTGGATGGACAGCCATGGTGTGGAGCAGTGCCGCAAAGAGGGAGAGCGTCTTATTGCCGCAGAGTTTACAGGACCTCCCAACGAGCAGCTTGCGGCTCTTAAGCATTGGGAGCAGGGCTGCCATGATCTTGTCGAAATGGTCGGCCTGATTCTGGGCAAGATGCAGACGGCTCTGGATGAGCCAATGACGGCTATCAAGGCTGAAAAGGCACGGATGGATGCAGCATCGGAAGAGATGGAAAGGCGTCGGCTGGAGTTCTCTGAGACCGAGAAACGAATCACCGGTAGAAGACAAGCTGCAGCAACCCATCGTGAGACAGCTACAGCGGCGGATAAAGAGAAACAGGGTCAACTAGCCGCCTTTGCCCAATATGCCCATGTGGAAGCGTCTATCACCGAAAATGAAAATGTGAAAAAGCTGACTCAGCCCGATCATGAGCGTTTCCTCCAGGCTGAACCGCTGGCGCTTGATTTGCCGAAGCGGCAGGAGACTCTTGCGAAATATGTAAAGCGCCTGGAGGACCTGGAGAAGGATAAGACAGCCAAGCAGGCAAAGCTCGGAGAGCTTGAAGGCGCATATTCCGCTGAAGCACATGCTGAAACGATGAAGAATAAAGAGGCACTGCAGACAGGGGAAGCAGCCCTTCGCGAGAGCTTGAACAACCTGTCCCAGAATCTGAAGCGTATCACTGCCGAAATTGCTGAACTGGAAAGGATCCAGGGGGAAATCAAATCGAAGCAGAGCGAAGTGCAGGCACTAAAAAAGAAAGAGGAACTGGTAAAATTCCTCCGCAACAAGGTCTTTAAAAATGTCTCGGCGCAGCTTTCCGAGCGCTTCCGCGAGGAGATCAGCCTGCGCGCCGACAGCATTTATCGGACTATTGCCGAGGCTGATGAAGAACTTTATTGGGGAGATAATTACCAGATTGTGCTAAGAGACATGTCTGATGGAGCGATTCGCGAACGCTCGGACGACCAGCTCTCAGGTGGGCAGGTGATGAGTGCTGTTGTCGCCCTGCGCCTGGCCCTGTTGCAGACCATCGGCGCCCGCGTTGCCTTCTTCGATGAGCCCACTTCCAATCTGGATGCCTCCCGACGCTCAAATCTCGCTCAGGCTTTTCGGGCTATAGATCACGGCAAGGAAGAGGTGACGGAGCATTGGTATGATCAACTCTTCCTCATCAGCCATGATGTTTCATTCACTGAAATAACGGATCAGGTGATAGACTTGTCAGAAGATAAAGGCAATTGA
- a CDS encoding GxxExxY protein, producing MNFEFMSAQVIAAAIEVHRNLGPGLLESAYEECLCHEMQLRQIQFERQKPLPVTYKGKHLDCGYRIDIVAGGEILLELKCVEKLMPIHEAQLLTYLKLSGLKTGLLIDFNAVLLKDGIKRFVL from the coding sequence ATGAACTTTGAATTTATGTCTGCTCAAGTTATTGCTGCAGCGATTGAGGTTCATCGCAACCTGGGACCGGGGCTGCTGGAATCAGCGTATGAAGAATGCCTTTGCCATGAAATGCAACTACGGCAAATACAGTTTGAGCGCCAGAAGCCTTTGCCTGTAACGTACAAAGGCAAGCATTTGGACTGTGGGTATAGGATTGACATTGTTGCTGGCGGGGAAATCCTGCTTGAGTTGAAATGCGTTGAAAAACTTATGCCGATCCATGAAGCACAACTTCTCACATATCTGAAACTCTCAGGTCTGAAAACTGGTCTTCTTATTGACTTCAATGCGGTACTTCTCAAGGATGGAATAAAAAGATTCGTGCTTTGA